The proteins below are encoded in one region of Helianthus annuus cultivar XRQ/B chromosome 2, HanXRQr2.0-SUNRISE, whole genome shotgun sequence:
- the LOC110899688 gene encoding uncharacterized protein LOC110899688 has protein sequence MQGSEIEAYTRRSNDLATLCPNLSRPLPRRIELYLKGLAPAVKGYVTAANLDNLPRIVRLAHKITDQEVESGNLPPRVSATTSTATATTPASDNKRKWNDTDKATSASQPQKRPETSNNRSFSQSSSVNQGPGGSQNQGSYVGKKPQCSKCGYHHYGQCVRACRRCEKLNQNANGNNRQNNNSNAGNNNNNGNNGGSGARGRVFMIGAEDARNDGNVVTEFSQRLGSTPTPLEVKQAVELADGKMIEASHVHFGCKLDLVGQIFDIDLLPITLGSFDIVVGMDWLSKHQAEILCKEKIVRIPIPEGEPLLVQGHRSGAMVGIISAMQVQKCLRKGYPSILTLVTDTPSEERKIEDLPVVREFADVFPEELPGLPPHHQVEFQIELAPGAAPIARAPYRLAPGELQELSNQLQKARKITGDICALSWNS, from the exons ATGCAGGGATCTGAAATCGAAGCATACACGAGGAGGTCTAATGACTTAGCAACCTTGTGCCCTAACTTGTCTCGACCACTACCTCGTcgaatcgagttgtatctcaaaggctTAGCCCCAGCTGTTAAGGGGTATGTCACTGCTGCAAACCTAGACAATCTACCTCGTATTGTTCGTTTGGCACACAAGATCACTGACCAGGAGGTCGAAAGTGGCAATTTGCCGCCACGTGTTTCGGCTACTACCTCGACTGCCACCGCTACCACACCTGCCAGTGACAATAAGCGCAAGTGGAACGATACCGATAAAGCAACTAGCGCAAGCCAACCCCAGAAAAGGCCTGAAACCAGCAACAACCGTAGTTTCAGTCAGTCTTCTTCAGTTAATCAAGGTCCGGGCGGCAGCCAGAATCAGGGTTCTTACGTCGGGAAGAAGCCACAATGCAGCAAGTGTGGTTATCATCACTATGGACAGTGTGTCCGGGCTTGTCGTAGATGCGAGAAA ttgaaccagaacgcCAACGGCAACAACCGCCAGAATAACAACagcaatgctggaaacaacaacaacaatggcaacaatgGGGGCAGTGGAGCTCGTGGTAGGGTGTTCATGATCGGGGCTGAGGATGCTAGGAACGACGGCAATgtcgtgactg agtttagtcagcgACTAGGGTCAACCCccacacctttagaagttaagcaagcggtagaattagctgatggtaaaatGATAGAAGCTTCGCATGTCCATTTTGGGtgtaaactagatctcgtgggtcaaatATTTGATATTGATCTCCTTCCTATTACCCTCGGTAGTTTCGATATAgtggttggtatggattggttatctaagcaccAAGCTGAGATTCTGTGTAAGGAaaagattgtgcgtattcctaTACCCGAAGGAGAACCGTTGTTGGTCCAGGGGCATCGCAGTGGCGCGATGGTCGGTATTATTTCAGCTATGCAGGTGCAGAAATGCCTACGAAAGGGGTATCCTTCTATTTTGACACTTGTTACGGATACTCCGTCAGAAGAAAGAAAGATCGAGGATCTGCCAGTGGTACGCGAATTTGCTGATGTATTTCCTGAGGAgcttcctggtttacctcctcatcatcaagtagaatttcagatcgagcttgCGCCAGGAGCAGCTCCAATCGCTCGTGCTCCTTACCGTTTAGCGCCTGGGGaattgcaagaactgtctaatcagCTGCAGaa AGCAAGGAAGATCACGGGCGACATCTGCGCCTTATCATGgaactcctga